A region from the Curtobacterium sp. MCBA15_012 genome encodes:
- a CDS encoding very short patch repair endonuclease, translating into MSWATSEGSRRSMQRNRGRDTSPELAVRRLLHAAGLRYRVDFAPLGGRRRADIVFTRKRIAVFIDGCFWHGCPIHATRPKANADYWGPKLDRNIERDLETTASLESAGWAVLRFWEHEASAAVAEAISKAVGSS; encoded by the coding sequence ATGTCGTGGGCAACTAGTGAGGGCTCGCGCCGCTCGATGCAGAGGAACCGCGGGCGTGACACTTCGCCTGAGCTCGCAGTCCGCCGACTCTTGCATGCCGCCGGGCTCCGTTACCGTGTCGACTTCGCGCCGCTCGGCGGACGCCGTCGTGCGGATATCGTCTTCACGCGGAAGCGCATTGCCGTTTTCATCGACGGCTGCTTCTGGCACGGCTGCCCAATCCACGCGACCCGGCCGAAGGCGAACGCCGACTATTGGGGGCCGAAGCTCGACCGGAACATCGAGCGCGATCTGGAGACGACTGCTTCGCTTGAATCGGCGGGGTGGGCCGTGCTCCGCTTTTGGGAGCACGAGGCTTCGGCCGCCGTTGCGGAAGCGATCAGCAAAGCGGTCGGATCGAGCTAA
- a CDS encoding sacsin N-terminal ATP-binding-like domain-containing protein: MGADIVDLNIWGAIRKVAMATASWGPDGSLVAEIDDQFASAIAAYAAKPTLITEHANHEESIRTGGYANRTLLELVQNAADAMAGTTGDSALGRVEIVLDPASKVLYCANSGRPFSKTGLVAITHAHLSGKRGDEIGRFGLGFKSVLAVTDSPQVLSRSVSLEFNSSKAQAAIKGIGSADRRLPVLRTATLLDAEELFGVDPIARELASWATTIIRLPGVENIDRLRREMETFSSEFLLFVSAVREVRLAVLGDKGFATSHASRDLGGGRFRIERPDATGDEWLVSDRMHAPSAAARREVGEAVSRDEIKVSIAIPVRPRRANPETGDAGTQIGQFWSYFPLQDRTSATAFFNAPWSVNDDRTTLLRNGYNREILATLAEMFVELLPQVSTTEDPAAQLDYLPARGREAIYFGDEVLCALVPPLAVANPLIPDGTGVLRAPWELTPLDLTCEWKIPEIAHEAWTASPNTGKDVPHWRCYSSTQRIARLRQLFAVSVDPEKFDEDGRDMKRALEVAPKRGIQSWLREWAEGKDVESAANALKVVIGNRGAEEAERARVIPTTEGLRSLADRSLVFLSKADDLEIEGAVFVLPRFLAYPGMEKALRNAGFRDLDPVAILTARLAKLTTTASPEMQEKFWDAALGVSTGEAISAVRAHQNAQVRVPTRDGGWHWPQQVLDIDGDLPAADGSLLLDRQRCVPALAHDLGVVNAPVREYSFEDEAAADEYQDWVIADLNSRLTPGDRPIERITLYPSQGHSAGPFSALLLLQQAGAPDQLRESWTRGLLEFGDAPWDCEDTATGVSYRVKSPLRWAAERAGLLRTTRGFRPINDVVAPSLVEYRDLLPLYEGPRAVVETLHLPQELALIPAGVLRDALAVDLLPPQFDDELLVRFILETVPLAYPESRPPCVPARVGRVLESRPTGTVYLATDDEQRDYLAQHQRPHLKASESQAERLVAEVGCKRFADSFAFSIRIDGQQDAERLLDVFTGLRGWPSRDDLGNATLSRAESVAKWVTTEDGVEPQSLDSYRDGVNLVVVTALDEKATLRAANEAFDLGLNNADVERVLKVGLEHHLELIRQEALAASTDTARLEVYFGEDDLREKLPKGLWQGLEAQGLVSKKTSVAELCLSVYGKDTIRELADLFRREGFPDVPDQWAGGAATITWLRKMGFGSEFAGQRTRRQDAEFVVPGATILPALHDYQSRISTELRSTLLEVGEGSRRAKAMVELPTGAGKTRVATETILQLFIDGTLRGPVLWIAQSQELCEQAVQTFSEVWRGLCTEQRVDMPLTVGRLWESNDVQEPDTALSVVVATDAKLEVILGSAEYEWLSRAAAVFIDEGHVAGTSTRYTRILSWLGVDGRSFARPLIGLSATPFKGTSAQATDQLAARFGRRKLAAFEENPYQELVALGVLARVKHDVLQGAKVRLSDNEAREAMRTNRVSVQVLDRVAADHARMGVLVESIKNLEAERGRSVLVFTPNVLSAQVLAATLRYRGIEAASVSGQTGRQERRDVIKRFKDGEIQVLANCDLLTQGFDAPGVTALYIARPTFSPNAYIQMAGRGLRGPKNGGKEECLIVDMADNFGSDDINGLLGFREYEELWQEQQS; encoded by the coding sequence GTGGGTGCCGATATTGTCGACTTGAATATCTGGGGTGCGATCAGGAAGGTGGCGATGGCGACAGCATCATGGGGGCCGGACGGTTCGCTCGTCGCCGAGATTGACGACCAGTTCGCGAGCGCGATCGCCGCGTATGCCGCGAAGCCGACGCTGATCACGGAGCATGCCAACCACGAGGAGTCGATCCGCACCGGCGGGTACGCGAACCGCACGCTTCTCGAGCTCGTGCAGAACGCTGCGGACGCGATGGCTGGCACGACCGGCGATTCCGCGCTTGGGCGGGTCGAGATCGTGCTCGATCCTGCGTCGAAGGTGCTGTATTGCGCCAACTCGGGCAGGCCGTTCTCGAAGACCGGGCTCGTCGCGATCACGCACGCCCATCTCAGCGGGAAGCGCGGCGACGAGATCGGACGATTCGGCCTCGGGTTCAAGTCGGTGCTAGCCGTCACCGACTCTCCGCAGGTATTGAGCCGCTCAGTCTCGCTCGAGTTCAACTCGTCCAAGGCGCAGGCGGCGATCAAGGGGATCGGCTCTGCCGATCGGCGTCTCCCTGTTCTTCGCACCGCGACCCTGCTGGATGCCGAGGAACTATTCGGCGTCGACCCCATCGCGCGCGAACTCGCATCCTGGGCGACCACGATCATCCGGCTGCCGGGCGTCGAGAACATTGACCGACTCCGTCGCGAGATGGAGACGTTCTCCTCCGAGTTCCTACTTTTCGTCAGCGCCGTACGTGAAGTCCGGCTCGCGGTGCTCGGCGACAAAGGCTTCGCTACGAGCCACGCGTCCAGGGACCTCGGGGGCGGTCGATTCAGGATCGAGCGCCCGGACGCGACTGGCGACGAATGGCTCGTGAGCGACCGCATGCACGCCCCGAGCGCAGCGGCTCGGCGAGAGGTCGGCGAGGCCGTTTCGCGCGACGAGATCAAGGTCAGCATCGCGATACCTGTCAGGCCTCGGCGCGCCAATCCGGAGACTGGCGACGCCGGTACGCAGATTGGACAGTTTTGGAGCTACTTCCCGCTGCAGGACCGAACATCTGCCACAGCGTTCTTCAACGCCCCGTGGAGCGTGAACGATGACCGCACCACCCTGCTGCGCAACGGCTACAACCGCGAGATTCTCGCGACGCTCGCCGAGATGTTTGTCGAACTCCTTCCGCAAGTCAGCACGACTGAGGACCCGGCTGCCCAGCTCGACTACCTCCCGGCGCGCGGTCGTGAGGCCATCTACTTTGGCGACGAGGTGCTCTGTGCGCTCGTGCCACCGTTGGCCGTTGCGAACCCGTTGATCCCGGACGGAACCGGCGTGCTCCGCGCTCCCTGGGAGCTGACGCCGCTGGATCTGACATGCGAGTGGAAGATTCCGGAGATCGCTCACGAGGCATGGACCGCGTCGCCGAACACCGGTAAGGACGTCCCGCACTGGCGGTGCTACAGCTCCACTCAACGCATTGCACGTCTTCGTCAGCTCTTCGCGGTGAGCGTCGATCCCGAGAAGTTCGACGAGGACGGGCGCGATATGAAGCGCGCGCTGGAGGTCGCGCCGAAGCGTGGCATCCAGTCCTGGCTCCGCGAGTGGGCGGAGGGCAAGGACGTCGAGTCCGCGGCGAACGCCCTGAAGGTTGTCATCGGGAATCGCGGCGCGGAGGAGGCCGAAAGGGCGCGGGTCATCCCCACGACCGAGGGGTTGCGCTCGCTCGCGGATCGCTCGCTGGTGTTCCTGTCAAAGGCGGACGACCTGGAGATCGAAGGCGCGGTGTTCGTCCTGCCGCGGTTCCTGGCGTACCCGGGCATGGAGAAGGCGCTCCGCAACGCGGGCTTTCGCGACTTGGACCCGGTGGCGATCCTCACGGCCCGGCTCGCCAAACTGACGACCACAGCCAGCCCCGAGATGCAGGAGAAGTTCTGGGACGCGGCCCTCGGCGTCAGCACCGGGGAGGCCATCTCCGCGGTTCGCGCTCACCAGAACGCGCAGGTGCGTGTACCGACACGTGACGGCGGCTGGCACTGGCCGCAGCAGGTCCTCGATATCGACGGCGACCTGCCTGCGGCCGACGGAAGTCTGCTCCTCGACCGTCAGCGATGCGTCCCAGCGCTCGCTCACGACTTGGGCGTTGTCAACGCGCCCGTTCGCGAGTACTCGTTCGAGGATGAGGCCGCGGCTGACGAGTATCAGGACTGGGTGATTGCGGACCTCAACAGCCGACTGACGCCGGGCGACCGCCCGATTGAGCGGATCACCCTATACCCGAGCCAGGGTCACTCCGCCGGACCGTTCTCGGCCCTGCTCCTGCTGCAGCAGGCCGGGGCGCCGGATCAGCTGCGCGAGTCGTGGACCCGGGGGCTCCTCGAGTTCGGCGATGCGCCGTGGGACTGCGAGGACACGGCAACCGGCGTTTCGTACCGCGTGAAGTCGCCGCTCCGCTGGGCTGCAGAGCGAGCAGGTCTGCTCCGCACGACGCGCGGGTTCAGGCCGATCAACGACGTGGTCGCGCCGTCCCTGGTGGAGTATCGGGATCTGCTCCCGCTCTATGAAGGGCCGCGGGCCGTCGTCGAGACGCTCCATCTCCCGCAGGAGCTGGCGCTAATCCCGGCGGGCGTCCTGCGGGATGCGCTCGCCGTCGATCTGCTCCCGCCGCAGTTCGACGACGAGCTACTCGTCCGATTCATCCTGGAGACCGTGCCGCTCGCATACCCGGAGAGCCGGCCTCCTTGCGTTCCGGCGCGGGTCGGACGAGTGCTCGAATCACGGCCCACCGGCACCGTTTACCTGGCGACCGACGACGAGCAGCGCGACTATCTGGCGCAGCACCAGCGGCCGCATCTGAAAGCGTCGGAGTCTCAGGCCGAACGGCTTGTCGCAGAGGTCGGGTGCAAGCGCTTCGCGGACAGCTTCGCGTTCTCGATCCGTATCGACGGGCAGCAGGACGCCGAGCGCCTGCTCGATGTGTTCACCGGACTCCGCGGCTGGCCGAGCAGGGACGACCTGGGTAATGCGACGTTGTCGAGGGCCGAGTCGGTCGCGAAGTGGGTCACAACGGAAGACGGCGTCGAGCCTCAGTCGCTCGACTCGTATCGAGACGGAGTGAACCTCGTGGTCGTGACGGCGCTCGACGAGAAGGCGACGCTGCGGGCGGCGAATGAGGCATTCGATCTCGGCCTCAACAACGCCGACGTCGAGCGCGTGCTCAAGGTCGGACTCGAACATCACCTCGAGCTGATCCGACAGGAAGCGCTGGCGGCATCGACCGATACCGCGCGTCTCGAGGTCTACTTCGGCGAGGACGACTTGCGAGAGAAGCTCCCAAAGGGTCTCTGGCAAGGGCTTGAGGCCCAGGGTCTCGTCTCGAAGAAGACCTCGGTGGCTGAGCTGTGTCTCTCCGTATACGGCAAGGATACGATCCGCGAGCTCGCCGATTTGTTCCGTCGGGAGGGCTTCCCGGACGTCCCGGACCAGTGGGCCGGCGGAGCCGCGACGATCACCTGGCTCCGGAAGATGGGTTTCGGCTCGGAGTTCGCGGGGCAGCGCACGCGGCGTCAGGACGCCGAGTTCGTCGTTCCGGGGGCGACGATTCTGCCCGCGCTCCACGACTACCAGTCACGCATCAGCACGGAGCTCCGGTCGACGCTGCTCGAAGTAGGGGAGGGCAGCCGCAGGGCCAAGGCGATGGTCGAGCTGCCCACCGGCGCCGGAAAGACTCGTGTCGCGACGGAGACCATCCTCCAGCTGTTCATCGATGGGACTCTCCGCGGACCAGTGCTCTGGATCGCGCAGTCGCAGGAACTGTGCGAGCAGGCGGTGCAGACTTTCAGCGAGGTCTGGCGCGGACTCTGCACCGAGCAACGTGTCGATATGCCGCTGACCGTCGGCAGGCTCTGGGAGAGCAACGATGTTCAGGAGCCGGACACCGCCCTAAGCGTGGTGGTCGCGACGGACGCGAAACTCGAAGTGATTCTCGGGAGCGCCGAATACGAGTGGCTCAGCAGGGCCGCGGCGGTGTTCATCGACGAGGGCCACGTCGCGGGTACCTCGACAAGGTACACGCGCATCCTCTCGTGGCTGGGCGTCGACGGCCGGAGCTTCGCACGACCGCTGATCGGCCTATCGGCTACCCCGTTCAAGGGGACATCGGCTCAAGCCACGGATCAGCTCGCCGCTAGATTCGGACGGAGGAAGCTCGCCGCCTTTGAGGAGAACCCTTACCAGGAGCTCGTCGCGCTAGGCGTGCTCGCCCGCGTGAAGCACGACGTTCTGCAAGGCGCGAAGGTGCGGCTGTCGGACAACGAAGCCCGCGAGGCGATGAGGACCAACCGCGTCAGCGTTCAGGTGCTCGATCGGGTCGCCGCCGATCACGCGCGGATGGGCGTCCTTGTCGAGAGCATCAAGAACCTGGAAGCCGAGCGCGGTCGATCCGTTCTCGTGTTCACGCCGAATGTCTTGTCCGCTCAGGTGCTCGCCGCCACACTGCGATACCGCGGCATCGAAGCAGCGTCCGTGAGTGGGCAGACCGGCCGACAGGAACGGCGCGACGTGATCAAGCGATTCAAGGACGGTGAGATACAGGTGCTCGCCAACTGCGACCTCCTTACCCAGGGCTTTGACGCGCCCGGCGTGACGGCGCTGTATATCGCGCGCCCGACCTTCAGCCCGAACGCCTACATCCAGATGGCCGGGCGCGGCCTCCGCGGGCCGAAGAACGGCGGCAAGGAGGAATGCCTGATCGTCGACATGGCCGACAACTTCGGCAGCGATGACATCAATGGCCTGCTCGGGTTCCGCGAGTACGAAGAGCTGTGGCAGGAGCAGCAGTCGTGA
- a CDS encoding helicase-related protein, with protein MTLTASQARAFKHLRAAYVGPEQGEDEVLIENRPSLQYAVGMLFPVDDEVVAQHRVAAGESDSQQLVMADVEEGDVEEDDATSPLAEDWRPSSAAISFVTDSESVLCDFSAGTYALIEDDGPQRWQRTGHEFRNIELVRDNAQLQQLSASNVPFEIGTRWRPYGASNWLVTLHVRLRTKTTGEDRSDIPLMLFQVELSARPADGGRILEYDVSRAIDVDPEAAELRLRYRGRKVFAVGHGMAADWETDEAGDCIRIKLDPVPHFVVPAIEQTGGDKLGGRARLALDLAFLAALDSEPAPVLEALESFVESFSAWVADQRAQASELGANAESIVERAGITATRMRQGIDVLADPESAALRTAFALAMSAMRLQMRQAALGRGEKHPSPSWRPFQLGFLLVSLASTVDDTHPDRSLVDLIWFPTGGGKTEAYLALAAIVIFLRRLEHGPAGGGTAVITRYTLRLLTSQQFQRAASLICAMELLRATDPRVKGMPRFSIGLWVGNEATPGTRADARYALDRLYKAQHPQDANEFQITECPWCLTELVPIKKDDARRLYGARQVGNDVAFRCVNPACEFALRDLPMNVVDELLYEEPPTFLLATVDKFARLQFKDSAGRLLGIGTPYRQPSLIIQDELHLLSGPLGTTVAVFDAVIQLLVSSADSIPKIIASTATIRASGSQVKGLYGRKVALYPPAGIDGDTTFFASPVASGEGRLYAGMMPQSVSQATALVAAASPLLELPRVLIGTDGIGDHADPYWTFVMYHNSLRELGRTGALLLDDVNGRLGTRADRLGLELRTVHADRVLELTSRRGPEELPKDLRQLRLSADKSDDAVDAVLSSNMLSVGIDVQRLALMLMVGQPKTTAEYIQATSRVGRGSVNGIVVTLFRSNRARDRSHFETFRGYHEALYRSVEPTSVTPWSLSSRDRSLAGALIALLRHAVPVLSGDADAGAFDLSDARFLTTVEGLIERFRDLVGKSEEDEQSAVDDQVWKLLREWDRKAGEARDAGDLLRYEHRQAGDRALVKRFGQDGGEWLVGDSMRSVEPNVAVEVQEPEREVRRAEDPA; from the coding sequence ATGACGCTCACGGCGTCTCAAGCACGCGCCTTTAAGCATCTGCGAGCGGCCTACGTCGGACCCGAGCAGGGCGAGGACGAGGTGCTCATCGAGAATCGCCCGTCGCTGCAATACGCGGTCGGCATGCTCTTCCCGGTGGATGACGAGGTCGTGGCTCAGCACAGGGTCGCCGCAGGTGAGAGCGATTCGCAGCAGCTCGTCATGGCGGACGTCGAAGAGGGCGATGTCGAGGAGGACGACGCGACGAGTCCGCTCGCCGAGGACTGGCGACCGTCATCTGCCGCAATCTCCTTCGTCACCGACTCCGAATCCGTGCTCTGCGACTTTTCCGCTGGCACATATGCGCTAATCGAGGATGACGGGCCGCAACGCTGGCAGCGCACCGGTCACGAGTTCCGCAACATCGAGCTCGTGCGAGACAATGCGCAGCTGCAGCAGCTGTCCGCCAGCAATGTCCCGTTCGAGATCGGCACCCGCTGGCGGCCTTACGGCGCCTCGAACTGGCTCGTCACTCTCCACGTCCGACTTCGCACGAAGACTACTGGCGAGGACCGGAGTGATATTCCCCTTATGCTCTTTCAAGTCGAGCTGTCCGCCCGCCCGGCCGATGGTGGTCGCATCCTCGAGTACGACGTGTCACGAGCGATCGACGTCGACCCGGAGGCCGCCGAGCTGCGTCTGCGGTATCGGGGCCGCAAGGTCTTCGCCGTCGGGCACGGCATGGCCGCCGACTGGGAGACCGACGAGGCTGGTGACTGCATTCGGATCAAACTCGACCCGGTGCCGCACTTCGTCGTACCGGCGATCGAGCAGACCGGCGGCGACAAGCTCGGCGGTCGCGCCCGACTTGCGCTCGATCTCGCGTTCCTCGCGGCGCTCGACTCGGAGCCGGCGCCGGTGCTGGAAGCACTGGAGTCGTTCGTGGAATCCTTCTCCGCGTGGGTCGCGGATCAGCGCGCGCAGGCGTCGGAGCTAGGTGCGAACGCCGAGTCGATCGTCGAACGCGCGGGAATCACGGCCACCCGCATGCGGCAAGGGATCGATGTGCTCGCGGACCCTGAATCGGCCGCGCTCCGAACCGCCTTCGCACTCGCCATGTCGGCAATGCGCCTGCAGATGCGTCAAGCAGCTCTCGGTCGCGGCGAGAAGCACCCGTCGCCTTCCTGGCGTCCGTTCCAGCTCGGCTTCCTCCTGGTGTCGCTCGCTTCGACCGTCGACGACACCCACCCTGACCGATCGCTGGTCGATCTGATCTGGTTCCCGACCGGCGGCGGCAAGACCGAGGCGTATCTGGCGCTCGCCGCCATCGTGATCTTCCTGCGTCGGCTCGAGCACGGGCCGGCCGGTGGAGGGACGGCGGTGATCACCCGATACACCCTGCGCCTGCTCACTTCCCAGCAGTTCCAGCGGGCGGCGTCCCTGATCTGCGCAATGGAGCTGCTCCGCGCGACGGATCCGAGGGTGAAGGGAATGCCGAGGTTCTCGATCGGCCTCTGGGTCGGCAACGAGGCGACGCCGGGTACCCGTGCCGACGCGAGGTATGCGCTCGACCGGCTCTACAAGGCTCAACACCCGCAGGACGCGAACGAGTTCCAGATCACGGAGTGCCCCTGGTGTCTGACCGAACTCGTCCCGATCAAGAAGGATGACGCGCGCCGGCTGTATGGAGCGCGTCAGGTCGGCAACGACGTCGCCTTCCGGTGCGTGAACCCGGCCTGCGAGTTCGCCCTTCGAGACCTCCCGATGAACGTCGTCGACGAGCTGCTCTACGAAGAGCCACCGACCTTCCTGCTGGCCACGGTCGACAAGTTCGCCCGACTTCAGTTCAAGGACTCAGCCGGGCGACTCCTCGGGATCGGCACACCATATCGGCAGCCGTCGCTCATCATTCAGGACGAGCTGCACCTGCTGTCCGGTCCGCTCGGCACGACCGTCGCCGTATTCGACGCGGTCATCCAACTCCTAGTGAGCAGCGCCGACTCCATACCGAAGATCATCGCGTCGACCGCCACAATTCGCGCCTCCGGCTCTCAAGTGAAGGGTCTTTACGGTCGGAAAGTGGCGCTCTATCCGCCTGCCGGGATCGACGGCGACACCACGTTCTTCGCCAGCCCGGTGGCCAGCGGCGAGGGTCGCCTGTACGCCGGGATGATGCCGCAGAGCGTGTCGCAGGCCACTGCCCTCGTCGCCGCGGCTTCTCCGCTCCTCGAACTGCCGCGTGTCCTCATCGGGACAGATGGAATCGGCGATCATGCGGACCCCTACTGGACCTTTGTGATGTACCACAACAGCCTCCGGGAGTTGGGGCGCACGGGGGCACTGCTCCTCGACGACGTCAACGGCCGACTTGGGACTCGTGCGGACCGGCTCGGGCTCGAGTTGAGGACAGTGCACGCGGACCGCGTGCTCGAGCTGACGAGCCGCCGTGGGCCGGAAGAGCTGCCGAAGGACCTCCGACAGCTCCGCCTCAGCGCAGACAAATCCGACGATGCGGTGGACGCGGTGCTGTCGTCTAACATGCTGTCGGTCGGAATCGACGTTCAGCGGCTCGCCCTGATGCTGATGGTCGGACAGCCGAAGACGACGGCGGAGTACATCCAGGCGACGAGCCGAGTCGGCCGTGGATCCGTGAACGGCATTGTGGTGACCCTGTTCCGATCGAATCGCGCTCGTGACCGGTCTCACTTCGAGACCTTCCGGGGGTACCACGAGGCGCTTTACCGGAGCGTCGAACCGACGAGCGTCACGCCCTGGTCGCTCTCTTCGCGGGATCGCTCGCTGGCCGGTGCGCTCATTGCGCTGCTTCGGCACGCTGTGCCGGTGCTTTCCGGGGACGCTGACGCAGGCGCCTTTGATCTATCAGACGCCCGCTTCCTAACCACGGTGGAGGGGCTGATCGAGCGATTCCGCGATCTGGTCGGTAAGTCCGAGGAGGACGAACAATCCGCGGTCGACGACCAAGTCTGGAAGCTCCTCCGGGAGTGGGACCGGAAGGCGGGGGAGGCTCGCGACGCCGGCGATCTACTCCGATATGAGCATCGCCAGGCTGGGGACCGGGCGCTGGTGAAGCGTTTTGGGCAGGATGGCGGTGAATGGCTGGTCGGTGACTCGATGCGCTCTGTCGAGCCGAATGTTGCGGTCGAGGTGCAGGAGCCCGAGCGGGAGGTGCGACGTGCAGAAGATCCGGCATGA
- a CDS encoding nuclease-related domain-containing DEAD/DEAH box helicase — protein sequence MILSPDLRDIERTAQSDAERKLARLLQAVESAEAVAFHSVKLRTAPVKQMAEADFVILWKGVAIIAEVKGGGVKKFEGAWYTIDRNGDNHKLKSSPIDQARDAMFALRNILKEDGLGWFPSEAIAVTPDIDQPPTDVAWKATHWLAKESMTADALSSALDAVARSASAAPRGVPTARVDELREDLFGEFSRLPVIDAQRGAVIDEQNIATADQARVLAGLAKNQRILVLGGAGTGKSVVLAEAAKQEAAAGRSVLVTFRSPGLRTFFEPRLAGRAIEVREFDAIDPNSRFDVLLVDEAQDLMYVDAMDVLDGVVAGGRERGRWRMFLDQNNQAHVDGRFDEDVFEIVRTEGIEYDLSKNVRNTRAIVHMVQEYLGADVGDPGIVNGERIQWETVPEGESRAQALRIAKSFKRGGVKAADIWVLPASAAESLDEVVDGIRVRSPRVAKGLEAEHVIVCELPTEYSDAALAALYVAVTRARVTLRVVCTDADRRRLQTMVRRVGVKA from the coding sequence GTGATCCTGAGCCCCGACCTGCGGGACATCGAGCGCACCGCGCAAAGCGACGCCGAGCGCAAGCTTGCCCGGCTACTCCAGGCCGTGGAGAGTGCTGAGGCGGTCGCGTTCCATTCGGTCAAGCTGCGGACGGCTCCGGTCAAACAGATGGCCGAGGCCGACTTCGTCATCCTCTGGAAAGGGGTTGCGATCATCGCGGAGGTCAAAGGCGGCGGCGTGAAGAAGTTCGAGGGCGCCTGGTACACCATCGACAGGAACGGCGACAATCACAAGCTGAAGTCGTCGCCCATCGACCAGGCGCGGGATGCGATGTTCGCACTTCGCAATATCCTGAAGGAGGACGGACTCGGCTGGTTCCCCTCGGAGGCCATTGCCGTCACGCCGGACATCGACCAGCCGCCGACCGATGTTGCGTGGAAAGCGACACACTGGCTGGCGAAGGAGTCGATGACCGCCGACGCGCTGTCCTCCGCGCTCGACGCAGTAGCCCGTTCGGCGTCGGCTGCCCCCAGGGGTGTGCCCACGGCCCGTGTCGATGAGCTGCGGGAGGACCTCTTCGGGGAATTCTCGCGACTCCCCGTCATCGATGCTCAACGCGGAGCCGTGATCGACGAGCAGAACATCGCGACTGCCGATCAGGCACGGGTGCTCGCCGGTCTGGCGAAGAATCAGCGCATCCTCGTGCTCGGCGGCGCGGGAACCGGGAAGTCGGTGGTCCTCGCCGAGGCTGCGAAGCAGGAGGCAGCGGCGGGACGGTCCGTCCTCGTGACGTTCAGGTCGCCGGGACTTCGTACGTTCTTCGAGCCCCGGCTCGCCGGGCGGGCAATCGAGGTGCGCGAGTTCGACGCCATAGATCCCAATTCCCGGTTCGATGTGCTGCTGGTCGACGAGGCCCAGGATCTGATGTACGTCGACGCCATGGATGTGCTCGACGGGGTCGTCGCAGGCGGCCGGGAGCGGGGCCGCTGGAGGATGTTCCTCGACCAGAACAACCAGGCACACGTCGACGGCCGCTTCGATGAGGATGTGTTCGAGATCGTCCGCACCGAAGGCATCGAGTACGACCTGAGCAAGAATGTCCGCAACACCCGGGCGATCGTCCACATGGTCCAGGAGTACCTGGGTGCCGACGTCGGCGACCCCGGGATCGTCAACGGCGAGCGCATCCAGTGGGAGACCGTGCCGGAGGGCGAGTCACGTGCGCAGGCGCTCCGGATCGCGAAGTCGTTCAAAAGGGGTGGCGTCAAAGCGGCGGACATCTGGGTGCTTCCGGCCTCCGCTGCCGAGTCACTGGATGAAGTCGTCGACGGAATCCGAGTCCGCAGCCCGAGGGTCGCGAAGGGACTCGAGGCGGAGCATGTCATCGTCTGCGAGCTTCCGACGGAATACTCGGACGCGGCGCTCGCGGCACTGTATGTCGCGGTGACGCGAGCTCGCGTGACCCTTCGCGTCGTCTGTACCGATGCTGATCGTCGACGGCTGCAAACGATGGTGCGCAGGGTGGGGGTGAAGGCATGA